From Mastacembelus armatus chromosome 13, fMasArm1.2, whole genome shotgun sequence, one genomic window encodes:
- the LOC113144736 gene encoding mitochondrial uncoupling protein 2-like, producing MMSDGEPVDLPPTAAVKIFSAGTAGCVAELLTFPLDTAKVRLQIQGEVRPVLKDQRVKYRGVFGTIFTMVTTEGPRSLYSGLVAGLQRQMSFASVRIGLYDTMKQVYTRGSENAGIGIRLLAGSTTGAMAVAFAQPTDVVKVRFQAQVRLQESSSLKRYNGTIDAYKSIARDEGIKGLWKGCLPNITRNAIVNCSELVTYDIIKELILKCNLMTDNMPCHFTAAFAAGFCTTIVASPVDVVKTRFMNSTPGQYRGAINCALTMLIKEGPTAFYKGFMPSFLRLGSWNIVMFVSYEQIKRAVVRLQQYGSLHFNLSDN from the exons ATGATGTCTGACGGAGAGCCTGTGGATCTGCCCCCTACAGCTGCTGTCAAGATCTTTTCAGCTGGAACAGCTGGCTGTGTGGCCGAACTGCTCACCTTCCCCCTGGACACAGCCAAAGTCAGACTACAG ATCCAAGGTGAAGTCAGGCCTGTGTTGAAAGACCAGCGGGTGAAATACAGAGGTGTGTTTGGCACCATCTTCACCATGGTGACAACTGAGGGCCCCAGGAGTCTGTACAGTGGTCTGGTGGCAGGGCTGCAGAGACAAATGAGCTTCGCCTCAGTCCGAATCGGCCTCTACGACACCATGAAGCAAGTCTACACCAGGGGATCAGAAA ATGCTGGAATTGGGATTCGGCTGCTGGCAGGTAGCACCACAGGGGCAATGGCGGTGGCTTTCGCACAGCCCACTGATGTGGTGAAAGTCAGGTTCCAGGCCCAGGTCCGCCTTCAAGAGAGCAGCTCTCTGAAGAGATATAACGGCACGATCGATGCCTACAAGTCCATCGCCAGGGACGAGGGCATTAAAGGGCTCTGGAAAG GTTGTTTGCCAAATATAACTCGAAATGCCATCGTAAACTGCTCTGAGCTGGTGACTTATGACATCATCAAAGAGCTCATCCTGAAGTGCAACCTGATGACAG acAATATGCCGTGTCACTTCACAGCAGCCTTTGCAGCAGGTTTCTGCACCACCATTGTAGCATCTCCGGTGGATGTGGTAAAAACACGCTTCATGAACTCAACCCCTGGGCAGTACAGAGGTGCTATTAACTGTGCCTTAACCATGCTGATTAAAGAGGGACCCACAGCTTTCTATAAAGG ATTCATGCCCTCATTTCTTCGTCTGGGTTCCTGGAACATTGTGATGTTTGTGAGCTATGAGCAGATTAAGCGAGCTGTGGTCCGACTTCAGCAGTATGGGAGTCTCCACTTTAACCTGTCTGACAACTGA